Proteins co-encoded in one Quercus robur chromosome 8, dhQueRobu3.1, whole genome shotgun sequence genomic window:
- the LOC126695792 gene encoding uncharacterized protein LOC126695792 has protein sequence MEQAVLDGLQNLQLTKEEEECIQITNQSRAELLEECYLSLFGKLQSSRQQNQRALKGTLRAVWKMGSDLRILEVGNGILQFKFGSRYQMEWVEKNGPWNFDNNLLLLCRWRKGLSAANITFTHSPFWVQVWGLPFEFMSEESGKDIENSIGIYVETDKRSGQTDQAKFMRIRVELQIDKPLRRGGGVH, from the coding sequence ATGGAACAAGCTGTACTAGATGGACTGCAGAATCTGCAGCTCACCAAGGAAGAAGAGGAATGTATCCAGATCACGAACCAAAGCCGTGCTGAGCTTCTAGAGGAATGCTATCTAAGCCTTTTTGGGAAGCTTCAGTCAAGCAGGCAACAGAATCAACGAGCTCTGAAAGGCACTTTGAGAGCTGTTTGGAAAATGGGATCTGACTTGAGGATATTGGAGGTAGGCAATGGTATATTACAATTTAAATTTGGGTCGAGATACCAAATGGAATGGGTAGAGAAAAATGGCCCCTGGAATTTTGACAATAATTTGCTGCTATTGTGTCGATGGAGAAAAGGCCTCTCAGCGGCGAACATTACCTTCACACACTCGCCGTTTTGGGTTCAGGTGTGGGGGCTGCCGTTTGAGTTTATGTCTGAAGAATCCGGGAAAGACATCGAAAATAGTATCGGTATTTATGTTGAAACAGATAAGAGGTCAGGGCAAACAGATCAGGCGAAGTTTATGCGAATCCGAGTTGAGTTGCAAATCGACAAACCACTccggaggggggggggggtacaTTAA